The proteins below come from a single Argentina anserina chromosome 1, drPotAnse1.1, whole genome shotgun sequence genomic window:
- the LOC126783768 gene encoding ACT domain-containing protein ACR1 isoform X1: MEIIYQPYIDPDYECLIERIYPPWICIDNDTCKDCTLVKVDSANKHGILLEMVQVLTDLDLVISKSYISSDGGWFMDVFHVTDQLGNKITDESIILYIQQALCAKRGGTTKEARICLGKEVAPGVKDLALELTTKDRPGLMSEISAVLVELGCNITAAVTWTHNSRTASIFYVEDGVKGGPITDPIRLANVQEHLENVIEAHHEEGEKRSVRLTTPAVGRTHTERRLHQLMYEDEDYEMCRGCDGGGKGHKKCCDRIHVSIESCKEKGYWIVNVRCRDRPKLLFDTVCALTDLQYVVSHALVSSSGTMADQEYFVRHKDGYTLNAESERHKLGLCLVAAIERRTSQGLRLDLCAKNRMGLLSDITRVFRESGLSISRVEIGTYGERAVGSIYVTDASGHDVDPNTVELVRKEIGGSVVVVHKPQNWTAPGSSSGASQRVPYTIVEEARPRLSLGSLVWSQLERLSSNFGPIRL; this comes from the exons ATGGAGATAATCTACCAGCCCTATATCGATCCCGACTACGAATGCCTCATTGAAAGAATCTACCCGCCGTG GATTTGTATCGACAACGACACATGCAAAGATTGCACCCTTGTGAAG GTTGACAGTGCAAACAAGCACGGGATTCTACTTGAGATGGTCCAAGTTTTGACAGATCTTGATCTTGTTATTTCCAAATCGTATATATCCTCTGATGGTGGATGGTTTATGGAtg TGTTCCATGTGACGGATCAACTCGGCAACAAAATCACTGACGAGAGCATCATACTTTATATCCAGCAG GCACTTTGTGCTAAGAGGGGAGGGACTACAAAGGAGGCAAGGATATGTTTAGGAAAAGAAGTGGCACCGGGAGTGAAAGACCTGGCCCTAGAATTGACCACCAAGGACAGACCGGGCTTAATGTCTGAGATCTCTGCAGTCCTAGTTGAGCTCGGCTGCAATATAACGGCAGCCGTGACTTGGACCCACAACTCCCGAACAGCCAGCATCTTCTATGTCGAAGATGGGGTGAAAGGAGGCCCAATTACAGACCCGATACGCCTAGCAAATGTACAAGAGCACCTAGAAAATGTGATCGAAGCTCATCACGAAGAAGGCGAGAAGAGGAGTGTTAGGTTGACTACTCCTGCAGTCGGAAGAACGCACACAGAGCGGCGGCTCCACCAACTGATGTACGAGGATGAGGACTACGAGATGTGTAGGGGTTGTGATGGTGGTGGTAAAGGACACAAGAAGTGTTGTGACCGAATTCATGTCTCGATAGAGAGTTGCAAGGAGAAGGGGTATTGGATTGTCAATGTAAGATGTAGAGACCGTCCCAAACTGTTGTTCGACACAGTTTGTGCTCTCACTGACTTGCAATATGTTGTGTCCCATGCTCTGGTTTCTTCCAGCGGTACCATGGCTGATCAG GAATATTTCGTGAGGCACAAGGATGGCTACACTTTGAACGCAGAAAGTGAAAGGCACAAACTCGGTCTATGTCTAGTTGCTGCAATAGAGAGAAGGACCTCGCAAGGATTAAGACTTGACCTGTGTGCCAAAAATCGGATGGGGCTATTGTCTGACATCACAAGGGTTTTCCGAGAGAGTGGCTTATCGATATCAAGAGTCGAAATTGGAACATATGGTGAGAGAGCAGTGGGATCTATTTATGTGACAGATGCTTCGGGTCATGATGTAGATCCGAACACAGTGGAATTGGTGAGGAAGGAGATTGGAGGATCTGTGGTTGTAGTTCACAAACCACAGAATTGGACTGCTCCTGGTTCTTCTTCAGGGGCAAGCCAGAGAGTACCATACACAATAGTAGAAGAAGCTAGACCAAGATTGTCACTTGGAAGTTTGGTCTGGTCTCAACTGGAGCGCCTTTCGAGCAACTTTGGACCCATTAGATTATAA
- the LOC126783768 gene encoding ACT domain-containing protein ACR1 isoform X2, producing the protein MVQVLTDLDLVISKSYISSDGGWFMDVFHVTDQLGNKITDESIILYIQQALCAKRGGTTKEARICLGKEVAPGVKDLALELTTKDRPGLMSEISAVLVELGCNITAAVTWTHNSRTASIFYVEDGVKGGPITDPIRLANVQEHLENVIEAHHEEGEKRSVRLTTPAVGRTHTERRLHQLMYEDEDYEMCRGCDGGGKGHKKCCDRIHVSIESCKEKGYWIVNVRCRDRPKLLFDTVCALTDLQYVVSHALVSSSGTMADQEYFVRHKDGYTLNAESERHKLGLCLVAAIERRTSQGLRLDLCAKNRMGLLSDITRVFRESGLSISRVEIGTYGERAVGSIYVTDASGHDVDPNTVELVRKEIGGSVVVVHKPQNWTAPGSSSGASQRVPYTIVEEARPRLSLGSLVWSQLERLSSNFGPIRL; encoded by the exons ATGGTCCAAGTTTTGACAGATCTTGATCTTGTTATTTCCAAATCGTATATATCCTCTGATGGTGGATGGTTTATGGAtg TGTTCCATGTGACGGATCAACTCGGCAACAAAATCACTGACGAGAGCATCATACTTTATATCCAGCAG GCACTTTGTGCTAAGAGGGGAGGGACTACAAAGGAGGCAAGGATATGTTTAGGAAAAGAAGTGGCACCGGGAGTGAAAGACCTGGCCCTAGAATTGACCACCAAGGACAGACCGGGCTTAATGTCTGAGATCTCTGCAGTCCTAGTTGAGCTCGGCTGCAATATAACGGCAGCCGTGACTTGGACCCACAACTCCCGAACAGCCAGCATCTTCTATGTCGAAGATGGGGTGAAAGGAGGCCCAATTACAGACCCGATACGCCTAGCAAATGTACAAGAGCACCTAGAAAATGTGATCGAAGCTCATCACGAAGAAGGCGAGAAGAGGAGTGTTAGGTTGACTACTCCTGCAGTCGGAAGAACGCACACAGAGCGGCGGCTCCACCAACTGATGTACGAGGATGAGGACTACGAGATGTGTAGGGGTTGTGATGGTGGTGGTAAAGGACACAAGAAGTGTTGTGACCGAATTCATGTCTCGATAGAGAGTTGCAAGGAGAAGGGGTATTGGATTGTCAATGTAAGATGTAGAGACCGTCCCAAACTGTTGTTCGACACAGTTTGTGCTCTCACTGACTTGCAATATGTTGTGTCCCATGCTCTGGTTTCTTCCAGCGGTACCATGGCTGATCAG GAATATTTCGTGAGGCACAAGGATGGCTACACTTTGAACGCAGAAAGTGAAAGGCACAAACTCGGTCTATGTCTAGTTGCTGCAATAGAGAGAAGGACCTCGCAAGGATTAAGACTTGACCTGTGTGCCAAAAATCGGATGGGGCTATTGTCTGACATCACAAGGGTTTTCCGAGAGAGTGGCTTATCGATATCAAGAGTCGAAATTGGAACATATGGTGAGAGAGCAGTGGGATCTATTTATGTGACAGATGCTTCGGGTCATGATGTAGATCCGAACACAGTGGAATTGGTGAGGAAGGAGATTGGAGGATCTGTGGTTGTAGTTCACAAACCACAGAATTGGACTGCTCCTGGTTCTTCTTCAGGGGCAAGCCAGAGAGTACCATACACAATAGTAGAAGAAGCTAGACCAAGATTGTCACTTGGAAGTTTGGTCTGGTCTCAACTGGAGCGCCTTTCGAGCAACTTTGGACCCATTAGATTATAA
- the LOC126783801 gene encoding uncharacterized protein LOC126783801, producing the protein MSWLAKSIANSLKLDDDDEDDPTTTTNQNPNSNPSAADPAFDPRGGVKGDLSELTKTLSRQFWGVASFLAPPPDAPPPKPQGDEPSEEDVIAGIRSDFAEIGGRFKSGISKLSSNKAVSEFTKIASNLLQFGSEEEAEAAGLALGVTPEVLAFVRNVSMHPETWLDFPLSDGEGSDDFELSDIQQEHALAVERLAPALAALRMELCPEHMSDSHFWMIYFVLVHPRLCKQDAELLSTPKIVEVRAMLSHELKKGNMSKPESDPSLSSAAYPKEITDSPKQQHLSVPLSAQSDLVPPQTSSMRSAPLPGTTDIETEKHPVRSSEIQIVDKPVIEGPVKETNYHQPPSISSSKVLDENDEDDADDWLKEESEMDGDGVGGTSIPIENDEDVSFSDLEDDDGDVPSGYKKAASGSDSSTKDSRDWVQLSRSSPDSDKDNNSAEIRRAGSAQVSSRNPESKESNDWLNVDDIDVI; encoded by the exons ATGTCATGGCTCGCCAAATCCATCGCCAACTCTCTCAAActcgacgacgacgacgaagacgaccccaccaccaccaccaaccaAAACCCTAACTCGAATCCCTCCGCCGCAGACCCCGCCTTCGATCCCCGCGGCGGCGTCAAAGGCGACCTCTCCGAGCTCACCAAAACCCTCAGCCGCCAGTTCTGGGGCGTCGCCTCCTTTCTCGCCCCGCCGCCCGATGCACCCCCGCCGAAGCCGCAGGGAGACGAGCCCTCCGAGGAGGACGTCATCGCCGGAATCCGGAGCGATTTCGCCGAGATCGGCGGGAGGTTCAAGAGCGGGATCTCGAAGCTTTCGAGCAACAAAGCGGTGTCGGAGTTCACTAAGATCGCTTCGAATTTGCTTCAGTttggatcggaggaggaggccgAGGCGGCTGGCCTCGCTCTCGGTGTTACGCCGGAGGTGCTTGCGTTCGTCAGAAATGTCTCTATGCATCCCGAGACTTGGCTCGATTTCCCTCTCTCTGATGGTGAAGGGTCAGATG ATTTCGAGTTGTCTGATATACAACAAGAGCATGCTCTGGCTGTTGAACGTCTTGCACCGGCATTGGCTGCTCTCAGGATGGAACTTTGTCCTGAGCATATGAGTGATTCTCACTTTTGGATGATTTACTTTGTGCTCGTGCATCCTAGACTTTGTAAACAAGACGCTGAGCTTTTGTCTACACCCAAG ATAGTAGAAGTTAGAGCAATGTTGTCTCATGAGTTAAAGAAGGGAAATATGTCAAAGCCTGAATCTGACCCTTCACTAAGTAGCGCTGCTTATCCAAAAGAAATTACTGATTCTCCCAAACAACAGCATCTTTCTGTACCACTTAGTGCCCAATCTGACTTGGTGCCACCACAAACATCTTCCATGAGGTCAGCTCCTCTACCGGGAACAACTGATATTGAGACAGAGAAACACCCGGTTCGGAGTAGTGAAATCCAAATTGTTGACAAGCCTGTTATTGAAGGACCGGTTAAAGAGACCAATTATCACCAGCCGCCCTCCATTTCTTCATCTAAAGTCTTGGACGAGAACGATGAGGATGATGCTGATGATTGGTTGAAAGAGGAATCAGAGATGGATGGGGACGGTGTTGGCGGAACTTCCATCCCTATAGAGAACGACGAGGATGTATCATTCAGTGAtcttgaagatgatgatggagATGTGCCATCAGGTTACAAGAAGGCCGCATCTGGCTCTGACTCTTCAACCAAAGATTCAAGAGATTGGGTTCAACTAAGCAGAAGTTCTCCTGATTCAGATAAGGATAACAACTCTGCTGAAATCAGACGTGCAGGGTCTGCGCAGGTAAGTTCTCGTAACCCAGAGTCCAAAGAATCTAATGACTGGCTTAatgttgatgatattgatGTCATATGA